Genomic window (Acomys russatus chromosome 2, mAcoRus1.1, whole genome shotgun sequence):
TTTTTTGAAATTCTACTAAGCTTGGCTTGAACAGTTACTGTGGTATGACTCACCACTTTTGCATCAATGGCAACCTGCGCAAAGCCTTTACGATGACCCCATACGATGTTGTAGGTCTCGTCGCTGAGTAAGGCTTCTCGAACTCCACCCGGGGAAATAGCTAACAAGTGGCCACTCCTCAGGATTtcaacacacttctctcttggTCCATGGAGAGCACAAAATACATCAAGTAATAAACTaaaccctgttaaaaaaaaataataatcacaaaGATATATCTTGATCTTGTTCAATTCTTTCAGAGCAAAATTCACCATGATCTATGCAATTTACTACCCGTACTTTTATAAACTTTCTTAAGTGAACAGCTCTTAAGGTTTAAGACCAGTTTCACCTATTTATTAAGTAGTATATATCTTACTGAACACCTATTGATTACTTCCTGACTGATCAGTTCCTTACTTTGGCTACTTTACATTTTCACACTcttattaaaacttaaaactagCATGAAAAATGAGGGTTCTTctcctcattttacagatgacaaaTCTTAGGCTTAAGAGTTAGGTGACActccaaagtcacacagcactCTGCTGTCCCTGCTGCACTCTGACAGCCCTAAGAGCCTTTCACTGAACTTCAAGCCAAAAACCTCATCTCCCACTAACCCTGTAACAAGGAACCACCTGAGATAATGCAAACCCAACTATGTTCAGCCACACCAAAATTTAGCTAAGACTATAAACAACTCTACTGAAATAAAATGTTGACTGATGCTAATCCTACAGTTAAATTTttataacaataacaaatatCATTGAGAGTTTTTAACCAACTGAGGAAGGGTATTCAATTCAGGAACAGCTAATTCCAAACTTTAATATTATACAGCTTTCAGATTGACTATTCCTGCATGAAAGACATCCTGTCAATAAAGAGGTACTCTAATAAAGACCCTACAGCAGAACTTTATGTGCCTGTCAGTGTACACGTATTTTCCTACTTGAGACTGAGAGAACTTGGATAGTTTGTAGCACTGGGCAGACTAACATAGCTTCCCATTGCCTTAAATTGACAAAACAACATTATAAGTGCCAAGACTTAAGTAATGCTTACCCTGCACGAAAACTGCACTGACTTAAATCAGACGTATTCTCAAAGTAAATGGAAGGGAGGGTCCATAAATCacaagataaaatacaaaaattctcATGAAAAATTTTCAATGACTAAAGGTAAATCAATGTCAAAATATAGGATGAGCATAAAGGGAACTGTTTGAAAACACCAAAAATGCGTACCTGTGGAAAGGCTAGAAACAAACCTGTGCTCCATAAGAGAATAGTTAAGTAAACGCTTGAGCCGTATGATAAAACTGTCCTTGGTTGCCGGGTAGACCAGTGGTATGATTGTTTGGTAAGTACGTAGAAGGCCctaggtttaatatccaaaaccTGACAGGGGTTGGAGCCACTGAAAGACGTTAATGCTTACATTAAATCTATAGGGGAGAATAAATCCCACAAAATTGCTTGTGAATATGGAAAAATatgtctctttaaaaaatcaaaataacctGTTATGGTGTGATAATATCCATCCATTCCCAATCTACACACAAAGTCGTCACATTCTTTCTAAAGGAAAGCCTTATATCTGATTTAACGTAGacacaaaatacaaacaggtgtTCTAACATATACTAAAGCACTAACCATATGTATGGGAGGCACTGGAGTAGACTGTTCTTAACTCGCTGCTGGGTTTGAGTCTGGTTGCTGGGCCAGCTTTGCTTTTATTACTCGAGAGAACATACTATCAATTCTCCTGGCTTGTGTCTAGTGATTTAGTGATGAAAGAAAGTAAGATTTATTCTCAGTAATTTCattcaatgattttttaaagtaactattttatcttaaacAATTTgactaaactttttaaaagatataaagtcATGATAAAGAGACTTAAAAGGCAGTCTTCAATCTCAAGAGCTTAAGTCTATGAGGCAGCTCATACTGGAAGAGACATAAGATGTACACATACTCTTTAAGATAGTGTGGGAAAATACTCCCTGAGTATTTTTCCCAATTATGATTTGCTATTAAGCTTTAACAGCattaaacaaggaaaaaatattatcttacagaaaatatgaaaactgaactactttgtatagaaaaatatgtatcatttttaaattctacttGAAAGTTCAAGATTTAGGTTAGGGATATAATTCAGGGTCAGGGCACTTGCCTAGTGTTCCGTCTCCAGCATCACAGTAAGAAACAACCAAAGTTCAAGATTTAAGACAGCTGTTGGGCATGTGTGTCTGCAGTTCCACCGACTAGGTAGGCTGAGGCACAAGGATTACTTAAGACTATAAGCTGAAAGTTAGTCTAGGTAACACAGCaagatcctgcctcagttttcaaaagatctaaaaaaaaaccaaaaaacaaaccttgGAAAATACTGACTAAAGTTctgttaataaagaaaaagaaattaaactggagggctatagttcagtggtagagcatttgcctagcatgtgttcATCCCTAGGGTTCAATCCACAgtactaccaaaaaaaaaaggaggagaaggagggagagggaagagaagggggagagaagaggaaaaaaggaaggaaatattaGAGCCAGTGGTGGGGACAGacggatggagggagggagagaaaaagggaggaaaaatggGTAGGTATAACTAGAGCTAGTAGTGGTGCCCACACCTAGAAATCTAGGACTCTgaaaagctaaggcaggaggattacccaCTCAAGGTGAGTTTAGGCAACAGAGCAAGACTGtccataaaacaaataaaaagtagatgACATTTGGggccatttttttaaagatacattacTTAAATTGTATAATGAgatgtttttcaaaaaaattttccCTAAAGAGgcaaaatactttcaaaaaataatacTAAAGAGAGACTACcacaatttgtacattttggaagctgctaacccacactgctgattcactcaggaatttaagttttattccttctcaagtctctgaggggcattgaagacaagatagtatagttttacaaccgagcttagttgattaggggacaagtTCATCTTAGATTAacttaaagaagttaagctattagagttgagataggatagatattgaatctcaatcggaaatttagacccaacaagacaggaaagacacttacttcaaaggagatgaatgcagatggccagttcactatgaatgtaacatgtatagcactcattattctcatgattgtcacatggttctccctgctgtatgtagtttgttttatacatgtgtaataaaataaaagtatatacaaaaaaaaagagagactagCACATAATTTGATCACTACATACAGTTAAATTTTACCTggaattttaaagacaaagtgGTCAGCTACTACACGGCAAGTTCTGCCTTTGTGGATGAAAATTTTAGCCATGAAGTAGTAAAAGTCTATGGGAATAGCTCCATGATAAAAAATTATAAGTGCTGGTCCTTCCGGTATCTTTTCCATGCCATGAACTTCATAACCTGTTTGAAAGACAAGTTGCCAATACATAAAATGCAGTAACTTAAaagcctgtctttgccttcctagTCCCTTCCCCCTTTGATAGTTTCTcacccttctcccttccttgtaGACATAGAATAATTTGGTTCTATAGTTGCACAGCAGGAGAGAATACACATGGCACTTGATTGAAGACATAGCAGAGCAGTGCTGGAGTCCAGGAAGGTCAAGGGATCCACCAGCAAGGGGCCCAGAAATGGGGGGTGAAAGCCAGAGCAGAGCCGTGAGCCTACAGTTATGCCTGActggagaaaaggaaggcagCCGAGGGAAGCTCAACCAAGCATAGGGCTAGGGCCTAGATGAGCCAAGGACACAATCCACCCCAGCATCAAGCTGGCTGGCACAAGAGGCTGGAGTGTGGGGAAAGGGTCGCTGTACGAGATGTGCCTAGGGAAGGCTGCTTGGACAGCTGGGAACAGCCAGCTACTCCAGGCTCGTGGCTTTGAATGCTTCTTAGCCACAAATGATTCAGCACCTAGCTGTGGATGCACTTACATTTTCTTGCACATGTATATTTAGCATAAGTAGGCTCCTACTATGAAGAGAATTAAAAATCTTATCTgtccaacatacacacatacgacGATACATACAGTGATCTTGCTGCAGTTAAGCTGTcatatataattcttaattttctttaaaacacaaaaggcTATTGAGGACTTTCCCTTATTATATGAATGTTCAAGGGAAAAATGTTAAGAACCTAGCTTTTAAGAATCCATTCCTATTTTCCAGGAacacagcttttttaaaaaatcaaatcaaaggtTTGAGTTAGAAGGCTGCTAGCCACTTGAGGGTAGGGACTTCACTGACTCAttaccaaccaaacaaaaatgggtTACTTTAAAAAGGTCAAACTAGTGTCTCTTTGTATTTTATAGAGTCACAAAATGTTTGGAAAAATTATAGAATACATACAATCTGAGGGTAAATTTTAACttcaaaatgtaaaatactgAGCAGATTCTAGTATATTTTTAAGTAGTAAAAACATTATAAAGAGATAAAACTTGTTCAGTGACCGGTAACTAAATATGTTTCTAAATTATTAAAAGTCATATTTATAAGATGGATTAATGGCATGTATTTGGCCATacatatacaaatgataaatagaCCAAAATTTTAACAAAGTTCATTGGCATCGTAAGCTTTAAgtagcatttttttccttcctaaattgatgtgtgtgtgttttttaagatTCTGAGGTTTAAAAAGcacacattaaaatttaattgtgtaaaacaaaatcaaactatAGATAcaaatgcctttttatttatgtCACAGATAAACTTTTTAAGAAATGTCACTTATGCAGacaaatatctcaacataataaaacatTGAAGCAGGCTCGGTGCTGAATGCTGTATTTCCTCTAAACCATAAACAATACCTAAAATTACCTTGGAGTTCCAGTATAAATAGTGCTTAAATTTACCTATATTGTCTTATCCACTCACATATAAATTCAGATTGCttactatatattaaaataaaaacaaggtgtATGTTGGAGGAAGATGTAAATTCCTAACATGTCTCATAATTATGTCCGTAATGTCACTGGTTTAAGACCAGCAAGGTGCAGCtctgagacacacacatgtgtgctgagATACTGCCTTTTATgaagctctgaggaggcagagacctgTATTGGCCAGTGGGGAATCTAATGAGTAAATATTAGGAATTCAGAGCATCCAAACCGTATGACTGCTGTTTGCCAGACTCAATACCATGACTTCTGGCCCTGACTCCCCAGTGCAGGCCCAATGTATTACACGTATTACACAGCTTAGAgcaggggcaagcagatctctgtgagttcaaggcctgcctggtctacatagagagttctaggacaggcatggctacatagagaacctgTCTCTAAGaagtaaaactaaaacaaaaagtttctttgagccaagcatggtggcacttgcTGTATTAGAAGTCAAAGCAGAATTAAAAATTATAGATGGGCTGGACTACATatcaagaccttatctcaaaaaccaaaaccaagtgtgtctggagagacagcccagCCAACTTGTTGCTGttgcacaggacctgagttcagtttccatcacCAATGCTAAGTCgctcacaacagcctgtgacttcagctccaaggtatctgacaccctcctctggcctttacCAGCACAGccacccacatatgcacacatacgcatAGATAGAGAGATGACtgattgatagataaatagatagatagatacatagaaagaaagaaaaagaaagaaagaaagaaagaaagaaaggcagtttAATCTTGGAAAGCAGCAAGAAAAAGCAGTCACTATGAAATAGAAAGAGGAAGGTGAGGATAGAAAGAGGTctaaaggaaaaaggaggggCACATGTGAAGGGAACGCACAAGGACTGCTTACAGGGGCAGGAACAGCAGGGGTAGAGAAtggtgagaagaaagggaggaggcacTGAATAAGAACAAAGGACATTGACAGTTACATGTGAAAATGTCACAACAAAAGCTAGTGCTTTGTGTGGTAAGGAAAAGAAAGGTTGACAGTTGTAAGCAAttttatagatgttttaaatatcaattttcatatttcagtttATAATAATTAAGAACTGTGTGATTCTTgaacagaaataaatatgtttagGAAAAATCATCTaacaacatacatatacataataccTGTAAACAGATCAACAAGGAATTGTAAGCATCCCTTCCATTCTATTTTTCTGTAACTTCCCAATCCATAAGCAGACATGTGGTGTCAGTGCTACACACCAAGGCAACAGAGACTGCAGCATCACTGCTTACCATGCCAGACAGCCGCATGTCCATCCCACAGAGTTGCCACTGTTTTCCTCGCACCATCCCACAAATTATGAGAGTAGGCTTCTTTTAACATGTTCTTCCTCTTATAGATATGGAGGAAAATAATAGTAAGGTAGAGAAGAAAGATAGTAAAGTACGGAAGTATTAAGAGTATCAACGGGGTAAAAACCCACAAGAGATGGTTTGCAAAATTCAGATAGTCCTCCAAGTGCTCCACACCCAGCCACTCTTCAAGAATATGAATCATGCAAGTCATGTAGGGCACAGGGTCCTGCCCTGCAGCACAGGTTTGGTTGTTGTCCACCATTTTCTTTAGATGAGAATTCCagattctgtctctttcttcactGCCATATGTTTCAACTTCAACGCTACAAGGGGAAAATAATGCAGTTAttgtcttcacagcaacaaagtCAAATATTTTAGTCTACATAAGTGCTATGgagagtctttttgttgttgttttcgagacagggtttctctgtgtagccttggctatcctggaactcattctatagagcaggctggcctcaaactcacagagatccacctgcctctgcctccctgagtgctagaattaaaggcgtgtcccacccccccaccaccccccacctggCTGGAGAGTCATCTGTAGTACCAAAGATGAGTAGTGCATTTTAATGCTTAGAAAAGGTTTTGTCTACAAAATCATGAAATGGGTTGGGTTTGTCTTTTGAAATAACTTGCAAGCTGTGGTTAAGAGGGAAAAGCTGCTGCAGAGTGAAACTGCAGCTCAAACTGGTACTCTAAGTCATTCCTTCCGCAGGTCATGCTGAGCATTGTGCTTTTTATGCTGGAGCTAACAGTGTCCTTCACAAAGGACGGCATGAGTATCTGATTCAGCCCAGTC
Coding sequences:
- the Tmem68 gene encoding transmembrane protein 68 isoform X1, giving the protein MVDNNQTCAAGQDPVPYMTCMIHILEEWLGVEHLEDYLNFANHLLWVFTPLILLILPYFTIFLLYLTIIFLHIYKRKNMLKEAYSHNLWDGARKTVATLWDGHAAVWHGYEVHGMEKIPEGPALIIFYHGAIPIDFYYFMAKIFIHKGRTCRVVADHFVFKIPGFSLLLDVFCALHGPREKCVEILRSGHLLAISPGGVREALLSDETYNIVWGHRKGFAQVAIDAKVPIIPMFTQNIREGFRSLGGTRLFKWLYEKFRYPFAPMYGGFPVKLRTYLGDPIPYDPKITAEELAEKTKNAVQALIDKHQRIPGNIRRALLDRFHREQKVN
- the Tmem68 gene encoding transmembrane protein 68 isoform X2, whose amino-acid sequence is MEKIPEGPALIIFYHGAIPIDFYYFMAKIFIHKGRTCRVVADHFVFKIPGFSLLLDVFCALHGPREKCVEILRSGHLLAISPGGVREALLSDETYNIVWGHRKGFAQVAIDAKVPIIPMFTQNIREGFRSLGGTRLFKWLYEKFRYPFAPMYGGFPVKLRTYLGDPIPYDPKITAEELAEKTKNAVQALIDKHQRIPGNIRRALLDRFHREQKVN